A window of Notolabrus celidotus isolate fNotCel1 chromosome 11, fNotCel1.pri, whole genome shotgun sequence contains these coding sequences:
- the stk35 gene encoding serine/threonine-protein kinase 35: protein MLTFNKEEVMDIRDGKKRRKVSGDCGVGGGGFGVGLRGCRRSVAAKMKRDVGKVLRSRTLEDNNHTEPMEAEEEEDDDCFSISFHRGSERLEPAAVVAPRYSLLREVGRGSYGVVYEAIARKTGARVAVKRLQCDAPENVELALAEFWALTSLENRHQNVVQLEECVLQRKGMAQKMSHGNMRSKQYLRLVETSLKGERILGHPEEPCYLWFVMEFCEGGDLNQYILSRRPDPHTNRSFMRQLTSAVAFLHKNNIVHRDLKPDNILISQKSGTPVLKVADFGLSKVCAGMNSKNMEDVPAAAAGGKCSNQNNIVNINKFWLSSACGSDFYMAPEVWEGHYTAKADIFALGIIIWAMVERITFIDAESKRELLGTYIRQGTEIVPVGEALLENPKMVLHIPQKARSSMSEGVKKLLQDMLAVNPQDRPDAFQLEVRMDQVTCAA, encoded by the exons ATGCTTACTTTCAACAAAGAAGAAGTTATGGATATTCGCGacgggaagaagaggagaaaggtaAGCGGAGACTGCGGAGTAGGAGGCGGTGGTTTCGGTGTCGGTCTGCGGGGCTGCAGGCGGAGTGTGGCCGCGAAGATGAAGCGGGATGTCGGCAAAGTGCTCCGCTCCCGCACGCTGGAGGACAACAACCACACGGAGCCcatggaggcagaggaagaggaggacgacgACTGCTTCTCCATCAGCTTCCACCGGGGGAGCGAGCGCCTGGAGCCCGCCGCAGTGGTCGCTCCTCGGTACAGCCTGCTCCGGGAGGTCGGTCGGGGTAGCTACGGGGTAGTGTACGAGGCCATAGCCCGCAAAACAGGGGCCCGGGTGGCGGTGAAGAGGCTCCAGTGCGACGCCCCTGAAAATGTAGAGCTGGCTCTGGCCGAGTTCTGGGCCCTGACGAGCCTGGAGAACCGACACCAGAATGTGGTTCAACTGGAGGAGTGCGTCCTGCAGAGGAAAGGGATGGCCCAGAAGATGAGCCACGGGAACATGAGGTCCAAACAGTACCTGAGACTGGTGGAGACCTCACTGAAAG GGGAGCGCATCCTGGGTCACCCCGAGGAGCCATGCTATCTCTGGTTCGTCATGGAGTTCTGTGAGGGTGGGGACCTCAACCAGTACATCTTGTCCCGCCGGCCCGACCCCCACACCAACAGGAGCTTTATGCGCCAGCTAACGAGCGCTGTAGCTTTCCTCCACAAAAATAACATTGTGCACCGCGATCTGAAACCAGACAACATCCTCATCTCACAGAAATCTGGCACACCGGTCCTCAAAGTGGCCGACTTCGGCCTCAGTAAAGTTTGTGCTGGCATGAACTCAAAGAACATGGAAGAcgtgccagcagcagcagcaggcggtAAATGCAGCAATCAGAACAACATCGTCAACATAAACAAGTTCTGGTTGTCGTCGGCTTGTGGCTCGGACTTTTACATGGCCCCCGAGGTGTGGGAGGGCCACTACACAGCCAAAGCAGACATCTTCGCCCTGGGCATCATCATCTGGGCGATGGTTGAGCGCATCACTTTCATCGACGCAGAGTCCAAGCGTGAACTGCTGGGCACCTACATCCGTCAGGGCACAGAGATTGTACCTGTCGGGGAGGCTCTGCTGGAGAACCCAAAGATGGTTCTGCACATCCCGCAGAAGGCCAGGAGCTCCATGTCGGAGGGGGTGAAGAAGCTCCTCCAGGACATGCTCGCAGTCAACCCTCAGGACCGGCCAGACGCCTTCCAGCTGGAGGTGCGGATGGACCAAGTCACGTGTGCAGCGTGA